GACCCACGCGCAGGAGATCAGCAGGGTGAGGTTGACCACGCCTTCGCGGGCCGCGATGCCCGAGAAGATCACGATGGTCTCGCCTTCCAGGAAGGTCCAGACGGCAACGATGCCATAGAACAGGTCGCCGTAGCGATGGATGAGGTCGAATATTTCCATGACGGTCCGCTAAGGGATCCTTCGCGCGGGACAGGCCCGCATCCTGGGCGGAACTGGTGGCGCGCTTCTGAACTTTGGGAACCGGAATTTCCGGACGGTCGGGGCCGGCCGGGATGACGGCCCTGCCATATTCTTGAAATGAGGCCGGATTGTGGTCGTCTCGCCACGGGGCGGCTCCGGGGTGGGGAGTTAACGGGGAATTAGCATATTCCCCGGATATTTCGCGCGCCTGCGGCTCCGGACCTGATATGAACCGGCGCCGTCCGGGTCGCCCCGTTCCGGCGGGGACATCAAGAAGAACTGAAGAACGGGCGGACTCATCCATCTCCCTGGGGCAAGGGCTTTACGATGATACCAGTGCGCAGCACCGTTGGTCTTGGCGACGGGCGCTCCCGACCTGCCGGCTCATCCGGCTGGGCGACGTTCGATACCCTGTCGATGATCATCCTGGCGGTCGTGCTGGTCCTGGTCGCCGCCACGTTCCAGCACTATGGCATAAGCTGGGACGAGGAAATCCAGAACACTTATGGCAAGAAGATACTGTCGTTCTATCTGAGCGGCTTCGAAGACCGATCGGTCTTCATACATTTCAATCTCTACCTGTATGGCGGATCCTTCGATCTGGTCGCCGCCGTGGTCAACACCGTCTCGCCCTTCGGTGAGTACGAGACGAGGCATCTGCTGGGCGGGCTGGTCGGGCTGCTCGGGCTTGCCGGCGTCTGGCGCCTGGGGCGGCTGTTCGGCGGGCCGCGCGCAGGGTTCCTGGCCCTTCTACTGATGGTCGTGACGCCGGCCTATTACGGCCATATGTTCATCAATCCCAAGGACATTCCTTTCGCCTGCGGCATGACCTGGTCCCTGTACCTGATGTGCCGCGCCATGGAGACGCTGCCGCGGGTTCCGCTGCGCACTGCGCTGGGCCTGGGAGTGGTGCTCGGGATCACTCTCGGGACCCGCATCGTCGGGTTGCTCGCCGGCTTGTATCTCGCCGCCGCTCTGGTCCTGTATCTGGCGCTGGTCGCGGGGCGGGGAGCGGAGCGGCGGGAACTGGTCCGTACCACCGTCGCGCTGGCGCTGTCGTTCCTGCCCATGCTGCCGGTGATGTATCTGGCGATGGCGGCATTCTGGCCCTGGGCTTGGCAGGAGCCTTTGAACCCGATCCGCGCCGCGACGGTGTTTTCCAATTTCCCCTGGCCGGGGTCCGTCCTGGTCAATGGCGAGATGATCAAGGCGACCGAGCTGCCGTCCTACTACCTGCCCCTGTTCCTGGGCACCCAATTGCCGGAACTGGTCCTGGCCGGCATCGCCTCGGCCGCCGTGATCGCCTCGGCCTCGTTCCTGGACGGGAGGCTCGGGGACAGAGTAAACGGGGTGCCGCATGCGTTCGTGCTGAAGTGGACCCTTCTCGTCCTCGCCGCGCTGTTTCCGCTGGCCTATTTCATGGTGGCGCGGCCGCTCGCGCTGAACGGCATGCGCCATTTCCTTTTCATGCTGCCGCCGCTGACGGTGATCGCGGCCCTGGCGCTCGACCGCGTCTGGACCTGGACGGGCACCGCTTGGCCGCGGCTCAAATGGGGGCTGGTCGTGCCGCTCGGGGCCACGGTCGCATTCCAAGCCTGGACGATGGTCCGCCTGCATCCCCAGGAATACATATTCTACAACCAGTTCGTCGGGGGCGTGGCCGGGGCCGAAGGCCGTTTCGAATTGGATTATTGGGGAACGTCGCTGGCGGAAGCCACCGACATGCTCGAAAGCAAGCTGAAGGCGGAGAACGGCGGGCGGCTCGGCGGGCGGTACAAGGTTTTCGTCTGTGCGAACCCGACCTCGGCCCTTTATTTCCTGCCGCCCAACTTCGTTCAGACGGAGAACCGGCGGGATGCGGATTTCTTCGTTGCACTGACCTTGTCGGACTGCGACAAATCATCCGACGGGAAGCTGATCGTCGAGGTCAGCCGGTTCGGCGCACCCCTCGCCGTAGTCAAGGATCGCAGGGAGTTGGTCGGCCGGCCGGTGGCGCGGGTCGGCAAGCCGGTTAACTGACACGGGAACCGTGAGATACACACGGCCTGTGATAAGCGGAATGGAGGAAGCGCGCGTGGATTCATGGATCGATTTCTGGAACCGCCCCAATGCGATCTATGTCAATCAACGGAACGTCGACGCGCATTTCGATTGTATCGTCCGCGACCTTCGTGAATTCGTCCCGCCGGGAGGCGGCAAGGTCGTGCTGGATTTCGGCTGCGGCGATGCTTTGGGCGCCAGCCGAGTGGCCGACGGATGCGAGACGCTTTACCTGTACGATGCCGCACCGACGGTTCGGGAGAGGGTACGGGAACGGCTGGCGGGTGACCGGCGCATCAAGGTCCTGGACGGCAACGGCCTGCGTCACTTGCCGGCCGCCAGCGTGGATCTGGTTCTCGTGGTCTCGGTCGTCCAGTACATGGCACGGGACGAATTGTCGGACGCATTGCGCCTGTGGCATCATATCCTGAAGCCGGACGGAGCGTTGATCATCGCCGACGTGATCGATCCGGCAACGCCGATCCATGTCGATGTCAGGTCGCAGTTGGCCTTTGCCCGGAAGAGCGGTTTCCTGCTGGCCGCCCTGGGCGGGCTGGTCCGGATGTTCTTCTCCAATTACCGCGACCTGCGCAACCGCGCGGGGTTCGCCATGTACCGCCAGGAGGAAATGCTTGGGATCTTGCGGTCCGGCGGCTTCGAGGGGACGGTGCTTTCCCGCAATATCGGCCCAGGCACCCACCGGCAGGCGTTCCGGGCGCGCAAACAGTCGAAGCAGGCCAGGGCGGCTGCGGAATAGACCTGGCGTTACACCGGTACGGGATCAGGCTTCCGGGGCGCCCGCTGCGAAGGTCCAGCAGCGGTTGCCGGCATAGCTCCAGACCATGACGGTCACCGTGGCGCTCATCTGGGCCAGCAGATAATGCAGACCGGCCCCAGCGGTAAGCAGGGCCATGATCGCGCTGTTCAGGCACAGGCCCAGCGTGGCGACCGTCAGGAACTTGAAGGCGGTGGGCGCATGGCTTTGGTCGCTGCGGAACACGTAGCGATAGTTCAGCGCATAACTGATGGCGGCGCCGAGGATGAAGCCGGCGCCGGATGCCGGAACGGGGGGCACGCCGAAGCCTTCGCTCAGGACGATGAGCAGTCCGTAGTGACCGATCGCCGCAGCGCAGCCGACGAGCGCGAACTGGCTGAACTGACCCAACAGCGAGGCGATGGACATGGCAAGCTTTTGCGATCCGTGGAAAGGCCATCCTTGTTACCCTCGTTCGGCCTGCAGGATCAAGTGGCGGACAGCAGTCGAACCGGGAAGCCGGTGCCGGAGCTTCTTCAAAAAAGCCGGTGCGGTGTATTTTCATCTGGACAGGCGGCATGAGATTCCCATATAAGGCGCCTCCCACGCGGCACGGTGCGGTTCACGGACGGCACGGGCCAAGTGGGGAGCTTGTACAGGTCGAGTAATCGGCCGGCAGCGGATGGCCCAGGGAAAGTAAGCCTGACTACCCGTTGACGGAAGAGAGCCCCGATACTATATGAGTCCTCGGTCGGGACTTCGGTTCGGACCGGAGTACTGAAAAAACTTCGCCGGACGGGTTGACGAGGCTCGGACGGTCTGCTAAATAGAAGAACACGAAGCGCGGACGGAAACGTCGCGGTTCAGCACCTTCCCCGGACAGGACGGCAGGCTTCGACCCAAGTGTTTTGGGCGGTCTGCGGTTGTCGTCCGGAATGGTTTCGAGGCCGCCTCGGCGGTCGCGGGTTTCAGGACCCGCCCGGATCTTTGACAAGTGGACAATTTGAGAAGGGATGCGCAGGCGGCGGCGCGGTATGGCCCGGTTCGGGGCACATATCGGGACTGTCAGTCTGACATCCTGGAAGCTACGCAGAGAATCACATGGTTCAAAGCTTAGGTTCTCGGGACTGTCTTGGGTGACGGTTCCCGTTGAGCGGTTCGGATGTTCCGGCCTTGGCCGGGACGGCTGGATCGTCTTCAACCTGAGAGTTTGATCCTGGCTCAGAACGAACGCTGGCGGCATGCCTAACACATGCAAGTCGAACGAGGGCTTCGGCCCTAGTGGCGCACGGGTGAGTAACGCGTGGGAACCTGCCCTGTGGTACGGAATAACTCCGGGAAACTGGAGCTAATACCGTATGTGTCCTGCGGGACAAAGATTCATCGCCACGGGATGGGCCCGCGTAGGATTAGCTTGTTGGTGGGGTAACGGCCTACCAAGGCGACGATCCTTAGCTGGTCTGAGAGGATGATCAGCCACACTGGGACTGAGACACGGCCCAGACTCCTACGGGAGGCAGCAGTGGGGAATATTGGACAATGGGCGCAAGCCTGATCCAGCAATGCCGCGTGAGTGATGAAGGCCTTCGGGTTGTAAAGCTCTTTCGCACGCGACGATGATGACGGTAGCGTGAGAAGAAGCCCCGGCTAACTTCGTGCCAGCAGCCGCGGTAATACGAAGGGGGCTAGCGTTGTTCGGAATTACTGGGCGTAAAGGGCGCGTAGGCGGTGTGTCAAGTCAGGCGTGAAAGCCCCGGGCTCAACCTGGGAACAGCGCTTGAGACTGGCACGCTCGAGTTCGGGAGAGGATGGTGGAATTCCCAGTGTAGAGGTGAAATTCGTAGATATTGGGAAGAACACCGATGGCGAAGGCAGCCATCTGGACCGACACTGACGCTGAGGCGCGAAAGCGTGGGGAGCAAACAGGATTAGATACCCTGGTAGTCCACGCCGTAAACGATGAGTGCTAGACGTCGGGGCCCCTAGGGCTTCGGTGTCGCAGCTAACGCATTAAGCACTCCGCCTGGGGAGTACGGCCGCAAGGTTAAAACTCAAAGGAATTGACGGGGGCCCGCACAAGCGGTGGAGCATGTGGTTTAATTCGAAGCAACGCGCAGAACCTTACCAGCCCTTGACATGGGCGTCGCGGATGGGGAGACCCATCCTTCGGTTCGGCCGGACGCCGCACAGGTGCTGCATGGCTGTCGTCAGCTCGTGTCGTGAGATGTTGGGTTAAGTCCCGCAACGAGCGCAACCCCCATCTTCAGTTGCCAGCATGTAATGATGGGCACTCTGGAGAAACCGCCGGTGACAAGCCGGAGGAAGGCGGGGATGACGTCAAGTCCTCATGGCCCTTATGGGCTGGGCTACACACGTGCTACAATGGTGGTGACAGTGGGCAGCGAGACCGCGAGGTCGAGCCAATCTCCAAAAGCCATCTCAGTTCGGATTGCACTCTGCAACTCGGGTGCATGAAGTTGGAATCGCTAGTAATCGCGGATCAGCACGCCGCGGTGAATACGTTCCCGGGCCTTGTACACACCGCCCGTCACACCATGGGAGTTGGCTTTACCCGAAGCCGGTGCGCTAACTCGCAAGAGAGGCAGCCGACCACGGTCAGGTCAGCGACTGGGGTGAAGTCGTAACAAGGTAGCCGTAGGGGAACCTGCGGCTGGATCACCTCCTTTCTAAGGAAGCTTCCGGGCCGGGCCTGGATCCTCGGATCCGCCGCGCCGCCGCCTCCGCATCCCTTCTCATCAGATCGCACCGCCTCCCGGGCAACCGGGGGGAGGGGCTTCTGCTGGGAAGCGGTTTGTGTCCGCGCATCATGGGTGCGCGGATACGGGATCTATTTACATCGTGAAGAGGATAAGTGACCAAGGATGACCCGACAGGGCATTCTTCCGGCAACGGGAGAGCGTCGGTTGGGTCGTGATGCATCTTCTCGACGACCGTCCGCGTGCGGGTTTGCCCCTGCGCGTGGCGTTCGGAGAGTTCGAGAGATCAAGCGTCTGAAGGGCATCTGGTGGATGCCT
This Skermanella mucosa DNA region includes the following protein-coding sequences:
- a CDS encoding glycosyltransferase family 39 protein, coding for MRSTVGLGDGRSRPAGSSGWATFDTLSMIILAVVLVLVAATFQHYGISWDEEIQNTYGKKILSFYLSGFEDRSVFIHFNLYLYGGSFDLVAAVVNTVSPFGEYETRHLLGGLVGLLGLAGVWRLGRLFGGPRAGFLALLLMVVTPAYYGHMFINPKDIPFACGMTWSLYLMCRAMETLPRVPLRTALGLGVVLGITLGTRIVGLLAGLYLAAALVLYLALVAGRGAERRELVRTTVALALSFLPMLPVMYLAMAAFWPWAWQEPLNPIRAATVFSNFPWPGSVLVNGEMIKATELPSYYLPLFLGTQLPELVLAGIASAAVIASASFLDGRLGDRVNGVPHAFVLKWTLLVLAALFPLAYFMVARPLALNGMRHFLFMLPPLTVIAALALDRVWTWTGTAWPRLKWGLVVPLGATVAFQAWTMVRLHPQEYIFYNQFVGGVAGAEGRFELDYWGTSLAEATDMLESKLKAENGGRLGGRYKVFVCANPTSALYFLPPNFVQTENRRDADFFVALTLSDCDKSSDGKLIVEVSRFGAPLAVVKDRRELVGRPVARVGKPVN
- a CDS encoding methyltransferase domain-containing protein, giving the protein MDSWIDFWNRPNAIYVNQRNVDAHFDCIVRDLREFVPPGGGKVVLDFGCGDALGASRVADGCETLYLYDAAPTVRERVRERLAGDRRIKVLDGNGLRHLPAASVDLVLVVSVVQYMARDELSDALRLWHHILKPDGALIIADVIDPATPIHVDVRSQLAFARKSGFLLAALGGLVRMFFSNYRDLRNRAGFAMYRQEEMLGILRSGGFEGTVLSRNIGPGTHRQAFRARKQSKQARAAAE
- a CDS encoding GtrA family protein, which gives rise to MSIASLLGQFSQFALVGCAAAIGHYGLLIVLSEGFGVPPVPASGAGFILGAAISYALNYRYVFRSDQSHAPTAFKFLTVATLGLCLNSAIMALLTAGAGLHYLLAQMSATVTVMVWSYAGNRCWTFAAGAPEA